ACAGTACGACGTAAAACGTTGTACAGTTAACACATGTCACCAACCCCCGCCATCTACGGCGGACCAATTATCCTGCTTTATCCCATCCCAACTCAAAAATATTATCCGTTCCCGATTCCTCCTCCCCTCCTTGTCTGTCTTCCGTTCCTCTCAGACAATTCAGTTACGATGACCAAGAAAGTTGTCTCCTTTGCATCCACCCTTAATCACAAGAAGAAACCCATCAAGCGTATCAACAAAAGAACAAGACTCAGAACTATTTCCCGGAAATTCTTCAACTACATCAAATCGGACACCTATATGTTTTCGCCCTTGATTTCTCCTCAATCCTCTGCCATATTTACACCTGGTAAAAATGCTCGATCTTATGCTTTTTTTAATCCATTTTTGCTTGGttcaagtttgtatttctttttttgttcGTTGCAGGTGATGGATTCGGTGAACCCATTAAGAAAAAGGAGAAGAAATTGGTGCAAGAATTGGACCAGTATTTGAAATGTGATTGCTACATGTATGCCCCAATGGTATTGGATTCCGCTGTTGAAACTACAAGTACTGCTCCTACAGGTGCAACTAAATTGACGATGTTTCTTGTTATTCGACAAATTTAGCTCTTAATTTATGTGATCGTAGTCCTAGCTTCTGTTGGCGGCGGCGTTTATGCACTTAATGAACATGAATGAAAAACAGTCAGGGGTGGAGCCTGTTAGCGCATATCACATCGTTTTGGCCTGCCTCTGCTGGGTCCGCCATTTCTTCCAAAATTTTCTGGGTCCACCCGGAAACTACTGTTTAAACCCTGATATTGTTGGGCACAGCGGAAGACTAAAGAGCTGCTGCTGCTCTATTTTTAATTGAACTGGTTTTATTGCTTAAATCGCCTGTTAATAATACCACTAGAATCACCAATTTCCTAAGCATGTCAGATCTAATTTTTTTGGCTACATAAATTGATTCAAGACTCAAAAAATTAAGCCTAGTAAATCTTGTTTTTGACCATTTAGAACAGGACCCTTAATTTAGCACGACTCTTGGATTACTTGAGATGACAAATTATATCAACACTCTCCCTTGGTTTATAGTTTTCAAGTGCTGCTTCGATTTCTCGAACTTTTCCACTTTGAATATATTCCTATACAGCTTGTGAATATTTCTTCCTTTTGATTGACACTATCTTCATGCTTTGTCTTGTAATTCTACTTGAGATGAAATGCATTTTTCTCTTTCTACTTTTCAACGAGGATGTATCTTTTTCATTGCTTCAGCAAAATTTAGTGACTTCCTTTTTGTCTTCATAAAGAGGCTCGTAAGATGACAAGAAGACAACGTTGTTagcatcataaatattttccaaaGATCAAAGCTTTTTTCCCTAGTATTTGAATCCACTGCTTCATTAATGCTTTGGGAGTTGCTTGTGGCTCAAGACCATGATTGAAAGGTGGTTTCATGAAATCACTTGAATTTCAGATTTTGGAGTGTCATCTTTTTCAACCAACGTAATGAGACTAGAAACTTTTATTTCACCCATCTGAATTCTCGCTACAGTCAAATTCCTTTTATTGTCGAATATTGTACAAGCATTATCGTCAAAATGAACTGGATAGCCTTCTTGAATAAGCTGCCCGgcactttaaaaattttgagcGAGATTAGACACATGAAGAACTTCGGGAATAAGCTTTTCGGTACCTTGTTTGGTGTTAAAGCTTTATGGTGCATTTTCCTGCAACCTTTTGCATTTTACCAACTCCAAGTTTCACTTCGGTGGAGAAATTTCTGTCGATCTCCACAAAAGTATTGAGATTTCCCGTCATGTCGTTACTACCACTATCAATATGCCATATATCCTCTTATTCCCTTTCTACCTTCATGCATGTGTAAAATAGCAAATCCTCAGTTTCCTAGCTCTTTTGAAAAATTTGCGTGCTCTTTTCCTTGTTTCCTTTGAAACCAACAATCTCGTTGAGAATGATTTGAATGTGACATCTTGTACAACAATCCCTTGAATCCTGAGTGGTTGTATCGCATATGATACAATATCGTTCCCTATGTTTTTGTCGTTGCTCCTTTTTTCTAGATCTTTTCTTTCCCAATTTCGCTGATTATTTTGGTTTCTGTCCTGGAAACATGTTTTCTTTTATGGAAAATTAATTGcattccaagattgatttgaaaATCGGTTGATTCTTTGGTCATGCACTTGCAAAGAACTCATAAACTCATGCATCATCAGTTCTGAGAGGTCTTTTACTACCTCAATGGCTTCAACACAATGATCAAATTTGGGTAGTAAACTCGATACGATCTATTCGTTCGTATAGCTATTTACTCAATCGCATACATTTCTGGAACACCTCTTAGACAAGAGCGCTAGTGGACACGGGGACGGAGCAGGTGAAGCATGTCGTTCGTAATGAAAAGAAAGATACCACTACTGCGCCTCTTTGTTGGACCGACGACGCGAACACAATGGTCTCTGACTAGGACCAGGAACCAATTCGAATGATCGACCAGTTTGCTGAGGAGAGTCTCGTGACGAAAGGCATAATTACAAGTAAAAATGGTAATTTAATGTCACTACCGGACGAACTCTTGAGAATATTCTCAATCACTCTTTTATCATTAATGTTGTCATCGATGCTTTCAATAATATTCACGATCTAAGCAACTCTTCCAAAAAAAATCTGTCACTGTTGCTTTCTTTCATCGGAAAGTATCAAAATTCTGCATAGTAGTGATTGTAACATTATGGAGACAACTGTCATTTCATTGAAACTCTTGTTGCAAAACTTTCCATACTTCTTGTATGTATGGAAACCAAaacattcatttttttaatgaaaattcaGGGGCATATAGATTTACTTACCCTTTGTTTAAACTAGCTAGGAGCAGCACAATCcttcttttgatttttcttttactCCTTCTATAAGCGGGGTAAAATAGAGCAATAATGGAGGTAGACAAATAATGGCATCAATTGTGCGTGCTGAATTTTCGGATGAAAGACAAATAATTTGACAAAAGAAATGTTCAGATGGAAGACGTGTTTTTTATACGCGTTTTCACAGAGACGAGTTGATCTATAATTGTGAGATGTTTGTTCTcatgtattaaaaaaatgtatgttttctttgaaAACACAATGAGTGGTTGGTTgtataccataaaatattatagtgaaattcttttcatcttcccgtagtttttaccctaataatttttaggagttTAAATATCGGTATccaattttattctttattttcatattattatgtCAACACCTTCTGCTTAGTTTCATTCCAGCTAGTAGAATTTCCATCTCTAGGAGGCTCGGCATAAGAAAAGTCATAGGAAATGAAGAAGTCTCTTATTTCACTGCTCCGATAATCATAATGCTCGCCTTCTGAAATCGGAAATTCAATTGGAGAATATTTTAACATGTTATGACCTGAATATCTGGCCATTTTGATTTTGCAATTTTCTGGATAACATTATATTGAACCGAGAAGTTCTATGTCTTCGGCAGGTTTGTGACTTTggaattaaaagtttaatgCCCAACAATTTCCAAATAATAATTTGATGTTGGTCACGTGAGGCCTGCTCCAAAACACATAAGAAAGGCTACTGttgttggcaaaaacttgtgtgataccgtctcacaggtcatattttgtgagacagatctcttatttgggttatccatgaaaaagtattactttttatgctaagagtattactttttattgtgaatatcggtaggattgactcgtctcacagataaagattcgtaagaccgtctcacaagagacctactcactGTTGTTTTGAATGAGGTTGTACGATGGCTTTTCTTTTTCAAGTAGCTCTTAATACCAAACTTGTTGGGCACAAGGGAAGACTAAAGATCTGCtgctctatttttttaattgattttttatcCCTACTCCTTGTAGGTTGCCAAATTTCCTGTTAATACCACTAGAATCACCAATTTTCTAAGCatattaaatctaattttttgaCTACGTCAATTGATTCAAGACTCAAAATATTAAGCATAATAAATCTTGATTTTACCATTTAGGACATGACCCTTAATTTAGCATCTCTTGGATTACTTGaaattactaattaattatttcaacaATATCCTCCTTAATTTATAGTTTTCAAGTTCTGCTTCGATTTCTCGAACTCTTCCACTTATATTCCTTTACAGCTTGTGGACATTTCTTTCTTTGATTGACCCATTATCTTCATGATTGTCTTGTTATTCTTCTTCAAATGAAATTCATTTTTCTCGTTCTACATTTTAACAAGGATGTTATCATTCATTGTTTCAACCAAATTAGCGACTTCCTTTTTGTCTTCATAAAGAGGCTTGCAAGACTCAAAATACTGagtctaataaatctttttttttaccatCTAGAGCATGACCTTTAATTTAACATGACTTTGATTAACTTGAAATTACAAATCATTTCAATAGATATTGGGTTGTGTTTAAAAACATATGCCATTAGTGTTTTAGAACAATTTTAAGCCGAATCTTTTCTCCAAGTTATTACTGATCCGACTACCCAGTTCTTTGTTTGTGCTTTGAAGAAGAAAGCACTGCGCTCGTAAAAGTCTATTTCAAGTTTTGCTTCATGTGGAACTAGTGCACCGACGTACGCGTTGCATGTTTGTACActctttttataattaatttttttatattctaaCAGGGTAATGTAGGATCGTATTGCAATTTGAATTGATCATATTTATATGGagtcatatcataattgtaaacATTAACGAGGGATTaaactgaaatttgaaatgTTAAAATGAAAAAGACAATATCATACCATGACAACTTTTTTGTCTCTATTAGGCCTAAActtaataatagtaatagattACTTGAAAATGAAAGCACTTGGTTAAATAGTTTCAACTTCTTGGTAGGATGGATTCACTCTTTCGCATTGGTAGATCTTCTTGGTTCAATATATTATACATCGAATCAGAATCAGAACATGGAGTGTAAGATGTAGCAAAGAAGGAAAATGTTTGAGTTtggttttttttctttaaatatggGACACAACTATCGATAATTTTGAGTTACTTTGGATGAAGAACCACATAATAAAACATCGCACGAAgttattatatattatgaaaTTGTGGCATATTTCTTGATTCATGCATTTGGAGAAGATTTCCTGCTTATCCTTGACAGATTTTGACTTCTGTACATTAGGAGTACGTTCTCAAAGTAAGGAAAACCCTAGCATACGTGGTAATGTGATTGAGCACCGCAGCGAGAAAACGATGCGGGATAACGGAAACAGGATGGACGACTTTAGAGAGGTCGCGTGTTGTGACTGCTGCACTCCCACGAGGCGAGTTGCTATTAAACATGCACTTGCGCGGAAGGAAACGGTCAAGCATGTGGTTCACCAAAACTGCCGCCCTAAGTCTATACCAGGCAAGTTTTATGCCGGTAATAATTTGTGTATgtattaattgttttatttgtcAGACATTTATGgcttatatatttgaatataatggGAAAAAAATTTGCTTTTTCACCCCAGTTTTTTCAACTTCATTCTCGAGGAGACCGTCTCGTGACTAATTTCCTTTGTTAGTATTAGTGTGATCGTGTGGTTAATGACTTAATACCTAAGTTTAGATTGTTGAACATAAGATTATTTCGAATGCACGTATAAATGGTTAGAATGTTGTTGAATTGAAGATAGGACCTCATCGCGAGAAATTTATATTTCTCGACATCGATGCTATCTTCCCCAATTCGAGATTGGTAGGGTGGGAGGAATAAAAAAGGAAACGAGAAGATCTGGAAAGAAAATTTAGTTCTTATATTCGTTATTTATAGTTGTAATAAAACTTCAGATTCTTCTCTGCTTTTTTGCTCAGACTACAGCATAAATGTTTCAACTATGGAGGAAGAGTGACATTTTATGCTCTAACGTTAATTTGACGCCCGGTTGTTTCGTGCTTTTAGgttcatttttatttcatgtctCCATCCAATTTGGACTCTTTTTTTTAGTTTATATGAATTGTCCATTTCTATCATCTTCATAATTGGGCAATGGCGCATGGAACATACAGACCGCATAAACTAATAGCAAATTCTCGACGAGTCAATCGTGTTCACGCTTGATTGTAACATGGGAAGCTTGCTTTGTTTACAAGGCTTATCTGTGTTGTGTTTTTTGATGCAGGAAAAGGGCTGTTTCCGAAAGAAACACGTAAAATCGCGGTCGAGTGAACTTGTGCATAATATGATTGTTGTAGCCTGTAGGTGCCATTCGCTTCTACCACATGCGCATGCGCAGTGAAGTGATTTTCTCAACTCTGGCTAATTTAATGTGTCCTTGTATATTTTTTTGCAAATTCTATGTTGGTAAATGTTGATGTGGTGTATTTCACTTGTTCACGTTGTGTGTGTAATAATGTTTAGTTTCCATGCACAAATTTGTGGTTCATTATGCACTAGCACGAGGTGTTTGTCTATTTTGggttgtgtgtgtatatattaaatattttttat
This sequence is a window from Primulina huaijiensis isolate GDHJ02 chromosome 13, ASM1229523v2, whole genome shotgun sequence. Protein-coding genes within it:
- the LOC140956395 gene encoding uncharacterized protein isoform X1 — protein: MSPTPAIYGGPIILLYPIPTQKYYPFPIPPPLLVCLPFLSDNSVTMTKKVVSFASTLNHKKKPIKRINKRTRLRTISRKFFNYIKSDTYMFSPLISPQSSAIFTPGDGFGEPIKKKEKKLVQELDQYLKCDCYMYAPMVLDSAVETTSTAPTGVRSQSKENPSIRGNVIEHRSEKTMRDNGNRMDDFREVACCDCCTPTRRVAIKHALARKETVKHVVHQNCRPKSIPGKGLFPKETRKIAVE
- the LOC140956395 gene encoding uncharacterized protein isoform X2, whose translation is MSPTPAIYGGPIILLYPIPTQKYYPFPIPPPLLVCLPFLSDNSVTMTKKVVSFASTLNHKKKPIKRINKRTRLRTISRKFFNYIKSDTYMFSPLISPQSSAIFTPGDGFGEPIKKKEKKLVQELDQYLKCDCYMYAPMVLDSAVETTSTAPTVRSQSKENPSIRGNVIEHRSEKTMRDNGNRMDDFREVACCDCCTPTRRVAIKHALARKETVKHVVHQNCRPKSIPGKGLFPKETRKIAVE